The window CAGCCTGCTCCATCTCAGAGCGATAGCTCTTGCTTTGATTGTGAAATTCGGGCACGGCCTCTGACAGCGTCCACCGGTGAGACCCGCGTGCGTATTCAATCGTGCCAGCTCCAGTAACGGCATGGCTGAGGGCAAGCCAACAGACCGTCACACCGGAGGGCGTGTGGTAGTCAATGTACATGGAATCTTGGTGCAGGGTTGTTTCTTTGGCACCGCAGGGCTTTTGCCAGATGCCATCTGAGAGCAGTCGGGCACCTGACCATCCTTCCAGGGCTGCAGCAATCTGACCAATTTTGGCTGACGTGATCACGGCGGCAAGGGTGCGATCGCACTTCCAAATCCCCGTCATTTGTCCGGCGGCTCCAGGCTTGCCCAAATAGGGATTCCAATGCCACTCGTCGGGATACACCCCTGTCTCAAATTCCCCCGCAAACAAAGGATCAAACTGGGCAATCAGCCGTTCCACCTGTTCTGGTTCGATCAGATTTTCGACCACCAAAAACCCGTCACGGTGGAACTGATCAACCTGCTCAGCGGTAATGGGAGCTTTTGTTATCGTTTGCATGATTCTCAACCCTTCATCAACAATCGTGGGGGATCAAATTGTCGTCAAGTACTCAGGAAAAAGGTTAAAAGGACAG is drawn from Leptolyngbya sp. SIO1E4 and contains these coding sequences:
- a CDS encoding phytanoyl-CoA dioxygenase family protein, with amino-acid sequence MQTITKAPITAEQVDQFHRDGFLVVENLIEPEQVERLIAQFDPLFAGEFETGVYPDEWHWNPYLGKPGAAGQMTGIWKCDRTLAAVITSAKIGQIAAALEGWSGARLLSDGIWQKPCGAKETTLHQDSMYIDYHTPSGVTVCWLALSHAVTGAGTIEYARGSHRWTLSEAVPEFHNQSKSYRSEMEQAAKLAGVEQPEVVQLDIAPGSGVFHHGNTWHGSGKNTMDVVRRSMVLAYVPAEAQFKPFGAYVPGGYIAGKYRRHGDNTMDESFFPIVWREDGYRTPFLADYCGG